In Xanthomonas sacchari, a genomic segment contains:
- a CDS encoding sensor histidine kinase encodes MLASLFFLVRLLCAWAAAVVVSAFVWAGLFYGMESGPGWFFGLLAMLLMLSALIAGITHLRKVWLIAGRLDWGTLASRQRRQIEIPLDTREAFALLDAAVRELPRVEEVESTLDSLQVRAKVRRIDPYNGRPPSRWNLAARFAVKRNQVLATVTPGTGTSSLTLLLEPDASAWIDLFAVDEGSNYENAEALGRALARRVAELRRDEQAAAAQAATEQELTVARLNLLHAQVEPHFLYNTLASAQVLARTDPPRADLMLGYLIQYLRRSLPSAEDAMSSLGDELERTQAYLEILRIRMGARLQLQVQVPETMKTLPLPSMMLQTLVENAIKHGLEPKPGGGTIWILARAVDDHVTLTVADDGLGFNSQSSGTGIGLKNLRERLRLTYAGAASFAIVSNFPSGVAATITLPLPAGMPPSPPPLPAAVPTGAQHD; translated from the coding sequence ATGCTCGCCAGCCTGTTCTTCCTCGTCCGTCTGTTGTGCGCCTGGGCCGCGGCGGTGGTCGTGTCGGCCTTTGTCTGGGCCGGGCTGTTCTACGGCATGGAGTCCGGGCCGGGCTGGTTCTTCGGCCTGCTGGCGATGCTGCTGATGCTGTCGGCGCTGATCGCCGGCATCACCCACCTGCGCAAGGTCTGGCTGATCGCCGGGCGCCTGGACTGGGGCACCCTGGCCAGCCGCCAGCGGCGCCAGATCGAGATCCCGCTGGACACCCGCGAGGCGTTCGCGCTGCTGGATGCGGCGGTGCGGGAACTGCCGCGGGTGGAAGAGGTCGAGAGTACGCTGGACAGCCTGCAGGTACGCGCCAAGGTGCGCCGCATCGATCCGTACAACGGCCGCCCGCCGTCGCGCTGGAACCTGGCCGCGCGTTTTGCGGTCAAGCGCAACCAGGTGCTGGCGACGGTGACCCCGGGCACCGGCACCAGCAGCCTGACCCTGTTGCTGGAGCCGGACGCCAGCGCCTGGATCGACCTGTTCGCGGTCGACGAAGGCAGCAACTACGAGAACGCCGAGGCGCTGGGCCGGGCGCTGGCGCGGCGCGTGGCCGAGCTGCGCCGCGACGAACAGGCCGCCGCCGCGCAGGCCGCCACCGAGCAGGAACTGACCGTGGCGCGGCTGAACCTGCTGCACGCGCAGGTCGAACCGCATTTCCTCTACAACACGCTGGCCAGCGCGCAGGTACTGGCGCGCACCGACCCGCCGCGCGCCGACCTGATGCTCGGCTATCTGATCCAGTACCTGCGGCGCTCGCTGCCCAGTGCCGAGGATGCGATGAGTTCGCTCGGCGACGAACTGGAGCGGACCCAGGCGTACCTGGAGATCCTGCGCATCCGCATGGGCGCACGCCTGCAGCTGCAGGTGCAGGTGCCGGAGACGATGAAGACGCTGCCGTTGCCGTCGATGATGCTGCAGACGCTGGTGGAGAACGCGATCAAGCATGGCCTGGAACCCAAGCCCGGCGGCGGCACCATCTGGATCCTGGCGCGTGCGGTCGACGACCACGTCACCCTGACCGTGGCCGACGACGGCCTTGGCTTCAACAGCCAGTCCAGCGGCACCGGCATCGGCCTGAAGAACCTGCGCGAGCGGCTGCGCCTGACCTATGCGGGCGCGGCGAGCTTCGCCATCGTCTCCAACTTCCCCAGCGGCGTGGCCGCCACCATTACCCTGCCGTTGCCGGCGGGGATGCCGCCGTCGCCGCCACCGCTGCCGGCGGCAGTGCCCACGGGAGCGCAGCATGACTGA
- a CDS encoding LytR/AlgR family response regulator transcription factor — translation MTDAIVAEDETLLRDALVALLGEVWPQLRIVAECEDGASALERLAELRPEVAFLDIRMPGLSGIEVARALGELSPRTQVVFVTAYDQYAIDAFEHGAVDYLLKPIVRERLQATVQRLQARAAQGPDPAVLDALLQHLQQRPAAPSAPPPLAWVTASSGRETRLILLDDVLYFQADSKYTTVLTRDGEAVLRTSLRELLDVLDPAAFRQIHRSTIVNLKAVASVVRDDTGKGRLKLRHRDEVLTVSQPYMSLFRGM, via the coding sequence ATGACTGACGCGATCGTCGCCGAAGACGAGACCCTGCTGCGCGACGCGCTGGTCGCGCTGCTCGGCGAAGTGTGGCCGCAGCTGCGCATCGTCGCCGAGTGCGAGGACGGCGCCAGCGCGCTGGAGCGGCTGGCCGAGCTGCGCCCGGAGGTGGCGTTCCTGGACATCCGCATGCCCGGCCTGAGCGGCATCGAGGTGGCACGCGCGCTGGGCGAACTGAGCCCGCGCACGCAGGTGGTGTTCGTCACCGCGTACGACCAGTACGCCATCGACGCCTTCGAGCACGGTGCGGTGGACTACCTGCTCAAGCCGATCGTGCGCGAGCGTCTGCAGGCCACGGTGCAGCGGCTGCAGGCGCGCGCGGCGCAAGGGCCGGACCCGGCGGTGCTCGACGCGCTGCTGCAGCACCTGCAGCAGCGACCGGCCGCGCCGTCGGCACCGCCGCCGCTGGCCTGGGTCACCGCCAGCAGCGGCCGCGAGACGCGGCTGATCCTGCTCGACGACGTGCTGTATTTCCAGGCCGACAGCAAGTACACCACGGTGCTCACCCGCGATGGCGAGGCGGTGCTGCGCACCTCCCTGCGCGAGCTGCTGGACGTACTCGACCCGGCCGCGTTCCGGCAGATCCACCGCTCCACCATCGTCAACCTCAAGGCGGTGGCCTCGGTGGTGCGAGACGACACCGGCAAGGGCCGGCTGAAGTTGCGCCACCGCGACGAGGTCCTGACCGTCAGCCAGCCGTACATGAGCCTGTTCCGCGGCATGTAG